A DNA window from Ancylothrix sp. D3o contains the following coding sequences:
- a CDS encoding family 10 glycosylhydrolase produces the protein MNLSKILLSQQVWQVGYRSAVTALVTVGLVGSNLNLQPAFAASTAYCQQTVEEVNETDSLRKAAFGGDNAAMQRYKSRVVEKARSLQECRRRTWPQVQAIWLRLYPCDIQDGVLEGVLDRIVARGYNQVYVEYFYDGQVLLPESQNRSVWPSAVRIPGAENVDLFAQAIQKGRERGLKVYAWLFTMSFGYNYGQRPDRQQTVARKGNGQTSVEINSAEGDDIKAAEGDVSKFFVDPYSPQARQDYAGIIAAALQRRPDGVLFDYVRYPRQTGPASVASKVKDLWIYGDAAKTALLQRALNQKGRELIRRYLDQGSISTADVDAINRMFPSEAQPMWQGRKVESPRAVSSANPSAANPPVSVAQLQAELWYLSVAHAVQGIVDFVSLAAQQVQRQGIPAGAVFFPGGNKPVGTGGFDSRLQPWDRFPASMEWHPMAYGKCGERNTSCILQEIQRVLSMTPAGTQVIPALAGTWGNGLKDRPALEVQMQAIQRAFPQIRGVSHFAYSWQEPEADRDRKFCEVR, from the coding sequence ATGAATTTATCGAAAATTTTATTGAGTCAGCAAGTTTGGCAGGTCGGATATCGTTCTGCTGTAACTGCTTTGGTAACGGTTGGCCTTGTCGGTTCTAATCTCAATCTGCAACCGGCTTTTGCAGCTTCTACTGCTTATTGTCAGCAAACGGTTGAGGAGGTTAACGAAACGGATAGTTTGAGAAAGGCTGCTTTTGGTGGCGATAATGCGGCGATGCAGCGTTATAAGTCGCGGGTGGTGGAGAAAGCGCGTTCTTTGCAGGAGTGCCGGCGACGAACTTGGCCGCAAGTTCAGGCAATTTGGTTGCGTTTATATCCTTGTGATATTCAAGATGGGGTTTTAGAAGGTGTTTTAGACCGAATTGTGGCGCGAGGCTACAACCAGGTTTATGTTGAATATTTTTATGATGGGCAGGTTTTACTCCCAGAGTCTCAAAATCGTTCGGTTTGGCCTTCGGCAGTCCGTATTCCAGGGGCGGAAAATGTCGATTTATTTGCACAAGCAATACAAAAGGGCCGCGAACGGGGTTTAAAGGTTTATGCTTGGCTGTTTACGATGAGTTTTGGCTATAACTATGGTCAACGTCCCGACCGGCAGCAAACTGTTGCTCGTAAAGGGAACGGTCAAACCAGTGTTGAGATTAATAGCGCTGAAGGAGACGATATCAAAGCCGCTGAAGGCGATGTCAGTAAGTTTTTTGTTGACCCCTACAGTCCGCAGGCACGACAGGATTATGCTGGGATCATAGCGGCAGCGCTGCAACGCCGGCCTGATGGTGTTTTATTTGATTATGTCCGCTATCCCCGTCAAACCGGCCCGGCTTCTGTGGCGAGTAAGGTTAAGGATTTATGGATTTATGGCGATGCGGCTAAAACAGCGCTTTTGCAACGTGCTTTAAATCAAAAGGGACGGGAGTTGATTCGCCGCTATCTTGACCAAGGTTCTATTTCTACGGCGGATGTGGATGCCATTAATAGGATGTTTCCTTCGGAAGCTCAACCGATGTGGCAAGGTCGCAAAGTTGAGTCTCCGAGGGCTGTTTCTTCTGCGAATCCTTCGGCTGCTAATCCTCCGGTATCAGTGGCGCAGTTACAGGCAGAACTTTGGTATTTAAGTGTGGCTCACGCTGTACAGGGAATTGTAGATTTTGTGAGTTTGGCAGCGCAGCAGGTGCAACGTCAAGGAATCCCGGCGGGGGCTGTGTTTTTTCCTGGGGGCAATAAGCCGGTGGGTACGGGTGGTTTTGATTCGCGTCTACAGCCTTGGGATCGCTTTCCGGCTTCGATGGAATGGCACCCGATGGCTTATGGAAAGTGTGGTGAGAGAAATACAAGTTGTATTCTTCAGGAAATCCAGCGGGTACTAAGTATGACTCCCGCCGGCACACAAGTAATACCGGCCTTGGCTGGAACTTGGGGCAATGGGTTAAAAGACCGGCCCGCCTTGGAAGTCCAAATGCAAGCAATTCAGCGGGCTTTCCCCCAAATTCGCGGCGTCAGTCATTTTGCCTATTCTTGGCAGGAACCAGAGGCAGATCGGGATCGGAAATTTTGCGAGGTTCGTTAA
- a CDS encoding YheT family hydrolase: MIEAAAYSPPLLLQNGLAMTVYIARQAGLDWEKTIKDAEPVYQEKIFTGASGVPIFGLMAIPENPRGTFVATYGITGDLDNQWFLRLFARKAFARGYAVVLFDWRAHGKTAELSPILTSDGIYEGEDFVRIAATAKTCGCPAPFWLTGFSLGGQLALWGIKAAEDSALAEELGLSESDIAGGAVICPSVDSNRSLSYLLQHPTGKYLEKAIAKELKRLAWRLHKLHPNDIDPKAIERANSIWGFDNELVIGRLGFDSVEAYYHASSPLPFLPHLRKRTLILYAADDPMFDPTLIPELEAACEDNSAIDLMLTERGGHVGYISSLACQTVFKDPDRWWAWNRILDWCDRPLIS, translated from the coding sequence ATGATAGAAGCTGCTGCCTATTCCCCGCCGCTGTTGCTGCAAAACGGTTTAGCGATGACCGTGTATATTGCTCGCCAAGCCGGCCTCGACTGGGAAAAAACCATCAAAGACGCCGAACCGGTTTATCAAGAAAAAATCTTTACCGGCGCCTCTGGTGTGCCGATTTTTGGCCTGATGGCAATTCCTGAAAACCCTCGCGGTACTTTTGTCGCAACCTATGGCATCACCGGCGACCTCGACAATCAATGGTTTTTGCGCTTGTTTGCCAGAAAAGCTTTTGCGCGAGGCTATGCGGTGGTGTTGTTTGACTGGCGAGCTCATGGCAAAACAGCAGAACTTTCTCCTATCTTGACTTCGGATGGTATATACGAAGGCGAAGATTTTGTCCGCATCGCGGCGACTGCTAAAACTTGCGGTTGTCCGGCACCGTTTTGGTTAACCGGCTTTTCTCTGGGAGGACAACTGGCTTTATGGGGGATAAAAGCAGCCGAGGATAGCGCATTAGCTGAAGAATTGGGGTTAAGCGAGAGCGATATTGCCGGTGGTGCGGTGATTTGTCCGAGTGTAGACTCAAATCGTTCTTTGTCCTATTTGCTTCAACATCCGACCGGCAAATATTTAGAGAAAGCCATTGCTAAAGAACTAAAACGACTGGCGTGGCGGTTGCACAAACTACACCCAAATGATATAGACCCAAAGGCGATTGAGCGAGCTAATAGCATTTGGGGGTTTGATAATGAATTGGTGATAGGCCGGTTGGGTTTTGATTCGGTGGAAGCTTACTATCATGCCAGCAGTCCGCTGCCATTTTTGCCCCACCTGCGAAAACGTACCCTGATTTTATACGCCGCCGATGATCCGATGTTTGACCCGACGCTGATACCAGAGTTAGAAGCGGCTTGTGAAGACAATTCGGCGATAGATTTAATGTTGACCGAGCGTGGCGGTCATGTGGGCTATATCAGTAGCCTCGCTTGTCAAACCGTTTTTAAAGATCCTGACCGTTGGTGGGCGTGGAATCGGATTTTGGACTGGTGCGACCGGCCCCTAATCAGCTAA
- the psb27 gene encoding photosystem II protein Psb27 — MKQYLSRLLALVLVVGISLMGCTRADVSGFTGNYPEDTIQVVSSLRTAIALPDDSPEKPEAQAKARQAINDFASRYRRDPAIAKLPSFSTMRTALNSLAAHYASYPNRPVPQKLKDRLEQEFKQVELAIKRGT, encoded by the coding sequence ATGAAACAGTATTTGTCACGTTTGCTGGCGCTGGTTTTAGTGGTGGGTATTAGTTTAATGGGCTGTACACGAGCCGATGTGTCTGGGTTTACCGGCAACTACCCCGAAGATACCATTCAAGTCGTGAGCAGCCTAAGAACAGCAATTGCTTTGCCAGATGACTCCCCAGAAAAACCAGAAGCGCAAGCAAAAGCACGTCAAGCTATTAATGATTTTGCTTCTCGCTACCGCCGCGACCCCGCGATTGCTAAATTGCCTTCCTTCAGCACTATGCGGACGGCGCTTAACTCTCTGGCGGCTCATTACGCTTCTTACCCCAACCGGCCTGTACCTCAAAAGTTAAAGGATCGCCTCGAACAAGAGTTTAAACAAGTCGAACTGGCTATTAAACGCGGTACTTGA
- a CDS encoding universal stress protein codes for MTFHKIIVALDDSPLSQVVFSEALDIATAQSASLMLFHCISEEAIAQPVIALPIELGMTSEVVTETYQVQQLRLDTLNQRARAMLDQFCTKAAERGVLAEYDCKIGSPGHRLCELAQSWNASLILIGRRGRTGLAEAFMGSVSNYVVHNAPCSVLVIQ; via the coding sequence ATGACTTTCCACAAAATTATCGTCGCCCTCGATGACTCACCCCTGAGTCAAGTTGTCTTTTCCGAAGCGCTTGATATTGCCACTGCTCAGAGTGCCAGCTTGATGTTATTTCACTGCATCAGTGAAGAAGCCATCGCCCAGCCAGTCATTGCTTTACCCATAGAGTTAGGCATGACCTCAGAAGTCGTTACCGAAACCTACCAAGTTCAACAACTACGCCTCGACACCCTCAACCAACGAGCAAGAGCAATGCTAGACCAGTTCTGCACAAAAGCAGCCGAGCGTGGAGTGCTTGCAGAATACGATTGTAAAATTGGCTCTCCAGGCCACCGTTTATGTGAATTAGCCCAAAGTTGGAATGCCAGTTTGATTCTCATAGGCCGCCGGGGGAGAACCGGCCTAGCCGAAGCATTTATGGGAAGTGTCAGTAACTACGTCGTACACAACGCGCCTTGCTCTGTCTTAGTCATCCAGTAA
- a CDS encoding Crp/Fnr family transcriptional regulator encodes MEDRYNRESVANNIDQLIRSTPFFSGLPEEIVVKATAHIVSRSHPANQVILLENDWGSSVYFILDGWVKIRTYNLDGKEVTLNILGKGELFGEMAALDEVPRSTDVITLAPTTIGNLPAQDFVKLLNTEPMAGIRLAQLMGRRLRQVNRRLRLRESDSTSRVADILLFLAEGQGKISSEGTEIPNLPHRELSSLSGLARETVTRVLSKLEKKSLIVRDREVLRIPDMHALERLLV; translated from the coding sequence ATGGAAGACCGATACAACCGCGAGTCCGTTGCCAATAATATCGATCAGTTGATTCGCTCAACGCCTTTTTTTTCAGGTTTACCAGAAGAAATTGTGGTTAAAGCCACTGCCCACATTGTCAGCCGATCTCACCCCGCCAACCAGGTGATTTTGCTGGAAAATGACTGGGGTAGTTCGGTTTACTTTATTTTGGACGGGTGGGTAAAAATACGCACCTATAATTTAGATGGCAAGGAAGTAACGCTGAATATTTTGGGCAAAGGAGAGTTATTTGGCGAAATGGCTGCTCTTGATGAGGTGCCTCGCTCAACTGATGTAATTACCTTAGCGCCTACGACTATTGGTAATTTACCGGCCCAAGATTTTGTCAAGCTGCTTAACACTGAACCTATGGCTGGCATTCGGCTGGCTCAACTTATGGGCCGGCGTTTGCGGCAAGTCAACCGCCGTCTGCGTTTGCGTGAGTCGGACAGTACCTCACGGGTGGCGGATATTCTGCTGTTTCTGGCAGAAGGGCAAGGTAAAATATCAAGCGAAGGTACAGAAATCCCGAATTTACCTCACCGCGAATTAAGCAGTCTCAGCGGACTGGCACGGGAAACGGTGACTCGTGTTTTGAGTAAGCTTGAGAAGAAAAGTTTAATTGTCCGAGATCGGGAGGTGCTTCGGATTCCCGATATGCACGCTCTTGAGCGTCTGTTGGTGTAG